A genomic window from Brevibacillus agri includes:
- a CDS encoding LysE family transporter: MPVLSFLLFVFVSHFTPGPNNIMAMVFANKYGLKKTVRFCLGVSSGFLALILLCSFFHLLLTSYIPTVTPYLTFFGVLYMWYLAFKMLTSIRGEENSEADAKNMFATGVLLQFVNPKGVLYGLSVVGTFILPYFSTATSLLGFSLLLGAAGFASSFCWSLFGSLFQNVLSRHKRAFHVAMALLLVLSSVLLLV; this comes from the coding sequence ATGCCTGTCTTGTCCTTTTTGCTTTTTGTATTTGTGTCCCACTTCACGCCTGGTCCCAACAACATCATGGCAATGGTGTTCGCCAACAAGTACGGCCTGAAAAAGACTGTCCGCTTTTGCCTCGGCGTGAGCAGCGGATTTTTGGCCCTCATCTTGCTGTGCAGCTTTTTTCACCTGCTGCTCACGAGCTACATCCCTACGGTTACGCCTTATTTGACCTTTTTCGGCGTCTTGTACATGTGGTATTTGGCGTTCAAAATGCTCACCAGCATCCGCGGGGAGGAAAACAGCGAAGCGGACGCCAAAAACATGTTTGCGACAGGCGTCCTGCTACAGTTCGTCAATCCGAAAGGGGTGCTGTACGGGCTGAGCGTCGTCGGCACGTTCATCCTGCCCTACTTTTCCACGGCGACCAGCCTGCTCGGCTTCTCCCTGCTGCTCGGCGCCGCAGGCTTTGCCAGCTCGTTTTGCTGGAGCTTGTTTGGCTCCCTTTTTCAAAATGTTTTGTCCAGGCACAAGCGCGCCTTTCACGTCGCGATGGCCCTGCTGCTGGTGCTCAGCTCGGTTTTGCTGCTCGTGTAG
- a CDS encoding helix-turn-helix domain-containing protein, which translates to MEDIQRVLAKNVREIREKQKLSLEKVAELSGVSKTMIGQIERGESSPTITTLWKIANGLKISFTSLIQKPQPDTTVVRKAEVQALTDEQAGAYRIYPAFPFEADKRFELYTVEIEEGGLLSSGAHREGTEEFLTVFSGELTVAIQEETHTLHAGDSIRFKADRPHSYRNQGKGLAQVSMLIYYPVS; encoded by the coding sequence ATGGAAGACATTCAGCGCGTGCTGGCCAAAAATGTAAGAGAGATACGGGAAAAGCAGAAGCTAAGTCTGGAAAAGGTGGCGGAGCTGAGCGGCGTGAGCAAGACGATGATCGGCCAGATCGAAAGGGGCGAATCGAGTCCGACGATCACGACGCTGTGGAAAATTGCCAACGGCTTGAAAATCTCCTTTACCTCGCTCATCCAAAAGCCGCAGCCGGACACGACGGTAGTGCGCAAGGCAGAGGTGCAGGCTTTGACGGACGAGCAGGCCGGGGCATACCGGATTTATCCCGCTTTTCCTTTTGAGGCGGACAAGCGCTTTGAGCTGTACACGGTCGAGATCGAGGAGGGTGGATTGTTAAGCTCCGGGGCGCACAGAGAGGGGACGGAAGAATTTTTGACTGTTTTTTCCGGGGAGTTGACGGTTGCGATCCAGGAAGAAACACATACGTTGCACGCTGGCGATTCGATCCGCTTCAAGGCCGACAGACCGCACAGCTATCGCAATCAGGGGAAGGGGCTGGCCCAGGTCAGCATGCTGATTTACTACCCGGTGTCATGA
- the rpsD gene encoding 30S ribosomal protein S4, translating to MSRYTGPRHKLARRLGISLDGTGKDIKRNFPPGQHGHNNRRKLSEYGIQLQEKQKLRHMFGLNEKQFRRTFDQASKMAGVVGENFMKLLESRLDNLVYRMGFAPTRPAARQLVNHGHFLVNGKKVNIPSYRVQPGDVISIREKSRGLQLIKDSLESRNFLPNYISFNDAAAEGTYTRLPDREEMPSEINEVLIVEFYSR from the coding sequence ATGTCACGTTACACAGGACCTCGCCACAAACTGGCTCGTCGTCTGGGCATCTCCCTCGACGGTACAGGAAAAGACATCAAGCGCAACTTCCCTCCGGGCCAACACGGTCACAACAACCGTCGTAAACTGTCCGAGTACGGAATCCAACTGCAAGAAAAGCAAAAACTGCGCCACATGTTCGGCCTTAACGAAAAACAATTCCGCCGCACTTTCGACCAAGCTAGCAAAATGGCTGGCGTAGTCGGTGAAAACTTCATGAAATTGCTGGAATCCCGCCTGGACAACCTGGTGTACCGCATGGGCTTTGCTCCAACTCGCCCTGCTGCTCGTCAGTTGGTAAACCATGGTCACTTCCTGGTAAACGGCAAAAAAGTGAACATCCCATCCTACCGCGTACAACCGGGCGATGTGATTTCCATCCGTGAAAAGTCCCGTGGTCTGCAACTGATTAAGGACTCTCTGGAAAGCCGTAACTTCCTGCCAAACTACATCTCTTTCAACGATGCTGCTGCTGAAGGTACTTACACTCGTCTGCCAGACCGTGAAGAAATGCCTTCCGAAATCAACGAAGTTCTGATCGTTGAGTTCTACAGCCGTTAA
- a CDS encoding S-layer homology domain-containing protein encodes MKPWMIRSSSFVLTASLLLPLAQAHAQSPEAATSKMVNSTQMDKATLAATSKVKLSKEAALTLAAKLVPTSGLTLTNVSFRSADGWRSFPEWSFGWNKKDPNNEKVLLSYSVSINANTGELTSYSHYDQSRNNLPYAKRVSYADARTAAEQFLQKHNPGKAAETRLYLRELPEPKTPLSADVSYTFRFVRVVDDVLFPDNGADITVNGAGVVSDFSLSWNDVKFEKPDKQISLEEAEKLFQEQADPKLSYLLPWKRTGAEKNTVTLGYTNPFTFYLDAQSGKALNQSLSPRSESNEPVAVSSKPLSPRRSGGALSQEEAIAWAAKTFDLGNYELRSANYSERDYQGNRSVWNLEYTEKGKEKDGYVFVAFDAVTGDVYSYSKDRPLRKEEEKPAKTVDPKKLQAAAMETIRKWTPTSAHQLYLVERDEEGVELLKSSRYRITLERYIDGIAAASGSAYLNYDAQTGELLSYSADFGSETYPAKVPKHLSGDEAVQAWWKESEAEAVYALEPLSEEDNKKVQEQPSYIPKRTAKLVYRVTSTPFEQPYYLDAATGEWRSTASGKVLNLHRQAPLDLKGHPAEKELLLMYEYDALSLEDGKILPQKPITRGEMIEMLMISLNQGRHYPMYSLERKATYSDVANGSRFFSAVEGAVDRGLLDKNASKLNPDEPITREELADMIVRALGYNKLADYPGMFQSPLTDIGNAKHRASIIIATTLGIVPTDKTKFQPQGAVSRADAAVTFTRFLEKRGNADTESVFIRD; translated from the coding sequence ATGAAGCCTTGGATGATCCGATCCAGCTCATTCGTATTGACAGCAAGCCTGCTGCTTCCGCTTGCACAAGCACACGCCCAGTCGCCGGAAGCTGCCACGAGCAAAATGGTCAACAGCACGCAAATGGACAAGGCGACCTTGGCTGCCACGAGCAAGGTAAAGCTGTCGAAAGAAGCGGCGCTGACCCTTGCAGCCAAGCTTGTACCCACCAGCGGGCTTACGCTGACAAACGTGTCGTTCCGTTCGGCTGACGGCTGGCGCTCGTTCCCGGAATGGTCGTTCGGCTGGAACAAAAAGGACCCGAACAACGAAAAAGTACTCCTGTCCTACAGCGTCAGCATCAACGCCAACACCGGGGAGCTGACCTCCTATTCCCACTACGACCAAAGCCGGAACAACCTGCCTTACGCCAAACGGGTGTCCTATGCCGACGCCCGCACAGCGGCAGAGCAGTTTTTGCAAAAGCACAACCCGGGCAAAGCCGCAGAAACCCGTCTCTACCTGCGCGAGCTGCCCGAGCCGAAAACGCCGCTTTCTGCCGACGTCTCCTACACGTTCCGCTTCGTCCGGGTCGTAGACGACGTGCTATTCCCGGACAACGGGGCGGACATCACCGTCAATGGCGCAGGCGTCGTCAGCGATTTTTCCTTGTCGTGGAACGACGTGAAGTTCGAGAAGCCAGACAAGCAAATTTCGTTGGAGGAAGCGGAGAAGCTGTTCCAGGAGCAGGCAGACCCGAAGCTTTCGTACCTGCTTCCGTGGAAGCGAACCGGCGCTGAGAAAAACACCGTCACGCTCGGCTATACCAATCCGTTTACGTTCTACCTCGACGCCCAGAGCGGAAAAGCGTTGAACCAATCGCTCTCGCCCCGCAGCGAAAGCAACGAGCCTGTCGCGGTCAGCAGCAAGCCGCTTTCCCCGCGCCGCTCGGGAGGAGCGCTCAGCCAGGAGGAAGCCATCGCCTGGGCGGCCAAGACGTTTGACCTTGGCAATTACGAGCTGCGCTCCGCCAACTACAGCGAGCGAGACTACCAGGGCAACCGTTCCGTCTGGAATCTCGAATACACGGAAAAAGGCAAGGAAAAGGATGGCTACGTCTTTGTCGCCTTTGACGCTGTCACCGGCGACGTTTACTCGTACAGCAAAGACCGGCCGCTGCGCAAAGAGGAAGAAAAGCCCGCCAAGACGGTCGACCCGAAAAAGCTGCAAGCAGCGGCAATGGAAACGATCCGCAAATGGACGCCGACCTCGGCCCACCAGTTGTACCTGGTCGAACGCGACGAGGAAGGCGTAGAACTGTTAAAATCCAGCCGTTACCGGATCACGCTGGAACGGTACATCGACGGAATCGCGGCTGCCAGCGGCTCGGCCTACCTCAATTACGACGCGCAGACAGGCGAACTTTTGTCCTACAGCGCTGACTTTGGCAGCGAAACGTACCCTGCCAAAGTACCTAAACATCTGTCTGGCGACGAAGCCGTCCAGGCGTGGTGGAAGGAGTCGGAGGCAGAAGCGGTGTACGCCCTGGAGCCGCTCAGCGAGGAAGACAACAAAAAGGTACAGGAGCAGCCATCCTACATTCCGAAAAGGACGGCGAAGCTCGTTTACCGCGTAACGTCCACGCCGTTTGAGCAGCCTTACTACCTCGATGCGGCTACAGGCGAGTGGCGCTCTACTGCATCCGGAAAAGTGCTCAACCTGCACCGCCAGGCACCGCTCGACCTCAAGGGCCATCCGGCCGAGAAGGAACTGCTTTTGATGTACGAATACGATGCGCTCTCGCTGGAGGATGGCAAAATCTTGCCGCAAAAGCCGATCACACGCGGCGAAATGATCGAAATGCTGATGATTAGTCTGAACCAGGGACGCCACTACCCGATGTACTCCCTGGAGCGCAAGGCGACCTACAGCGACGTGGCAAACGGCTCGCGCTTCTTCTCTGCCGTCGAAGGCGCCGTGGACCGCGGCCTTTTGGACAAAAACGCTTCCAAGCTGAACCCGGATGAGCCGATCACCCGCGAAGAACTGGCCGACATGATCGTGCGCGCGCTCGGCTACAACAAGCTGGCGGACTACCCTGGCATGTTCCAGTCGCCGCTCACCGACATCGGCAACGCCAAGCATCGCGCTTCGATTATTATCGCTACGACACTGGGCATCGTGCCGACCGACAAGACGAAGTTCCAGCCGCAGGGCGCGGTGTCGCGGGCGGATGCAGCCGTTACGTTTACCCGCTTCCTGGAAAAACGCGGCAACGCAGATACGGAGTCGGTCTTCATCCGGGATTAA
- a CDS encoding histidine phosphatase family protein, with amino-acid sequence METIMYLVRHGETQWNQIRRIQGHSDIALNEIGMRQAELVAGRFRREKIHAVYSSDLSRARETAAKIAENFSISVGTHPTLRERCYGQWEGLTYEEIRARFENQDEASCGIETFEDMQRRAVAALTELAAKHQNEAIVVVSHGGLINSFLHYVTAGEQGTGITRIDNTGISVFRYADRRWEVLQVNDTDHLEA; translated from the coding sequence TTGGAAACCATCATGTACCTCGTTCGCCACGGAGAGACACAGTGGAATCAGATTCGGCGCATTCAGGGACACAGCGATATCGCTTTGAACGAGATCGGCATGCGACAGGCAGAGCTGGTAGCCGGACGCTTCCGGCGCGAGAAGATTCACGCTGTTTATTCCAGTGATTTAAGTCGCGCGCGTGAGACCGCTGCGAAAATTGCGGAAAATTTCTCCATTTCCGTAGGCACGCATCCTACCTTGCGCGAGCGTTGCTACGGGCAGTGGGAGGGGCTTACCTACGAGGAGATTCGCGCGCGCTTTGAAAATCAGGACGAGGCTTCCTGCGGCATCGAGACATTCGAGGACATGCAGCGGCGTGCGGTGGCCGCTCTGACCGAACTGGCAGCGAAGCATCAGAATGAGGCAATTGTGGTGGTATCGCACGGCGGTCTCATCAACAGCTTTTTGCACTACGTAACAGCAGGGGAGCAGGGAACTGGCATTACGCGCATCGACAACACGGGAATTTCCGTTTTCCGCTATGCCGATCGCAGGTGGGAAGTGCTCCAGGTAAATGATACTGACCATTTGGAAGCTTGA